One Helicobacter pylori NCTC 11637 = CCUG 17874 = ATCC 43504 = JCM 12093 genomic window, CCCAAAGCGTTGCATTTCCACTAAACCACGAGATAACAAACTCGCTTTAGCGCTATTGCCTAATTTCAAGCCATCACAAACCCCCCCAGCAATGGCTATCACATTTTTATACGCGCCAGCGATTTCACCCCCTATGATGTCTTGTTGGGCGTAGGCTCTGATAAAAGAGGGGGTTTTATTGGCAAATTCTAGCGCCAAAGCCTGATTATTGGAATGAATGACTAGCGCGCAAGGCAGGCCTTGAATGATTTCAGCCGCAAAACTCGGGCCAGCTAAAAAACACAAAGAATTAGGATCGATAAAATCCTTTGCGATCTCGCTCACAAACGCCCGGTTTAAAACCTCTATCCCTTTAGAAGCGATTAAAACCTTAGCGTTTTTGGGTAAAGAAGCGTTTTGAAACCATTCCCTCAAGTGCTGCACGCTAATAGCGATGACATAGAGCGCTGCTTTTAAGCCTCTTTGTAAATCCACTTGCTCTATGGGGGCAGAACCTTTAGAAATCAAAGCGTCATTGAGCTTTTTTAACGGCTCGTTTAAATCGCGCCTTGAAATGATTTTGACTTCATTCTTTTCTCCAAAAGCAAAGGCTAAAGCCCTCCCCCACGCCCCGCCACCAAATACTGCAATTTCCATTAAATTCCTAATCTCATTGATTGTAAAACTCACCATTTTACAATAATAAGTTTAAAATAGCCCTTACAATCAAAACGCTGTCTTTGATTAAAACATATTAAATAATATTTTAAAATTAAAAAGCGTTAAACCAATTTATTGCCCTCAATATACTTCACCACCCTCTTCGTCGTCGTTTTCTTCTTTGTATTTTTCAAAAGTAAAAGCGCTCACGCGATCAAAAACCTTATCAATACTTTCTTTAAACAAGTCAATCACTTCGTTCAATTGCGCTAAACTCTCTCTTTTGGATTCTTCTTGCTCAGAAAATTCTTTTTCTAAATTCTCAATTCTTCTAAAAATTTTATCGCTGAAGTCATCAAAGCCCTTTTGCAATAAATCCAATCTGACAGAATGCAAAGCCTTTTGGTAGCGTTTGAATTGGTTAGCGTCTTGCTCAATAGCCTTTTCATACGCCAAACACACATCGTATAAAACGCTTAAAATTTCGTTTTGTTTTTCGCTCCTTTGATTCAACTTCATTAAAAATTTTTCAAGCGAGTTAAAAACTTTGCTTTTTTCGCTGAACTCTTTAATTTCTTGATACCTTGTAGCGCTATAAGCGCCAATCCCTAAAAACTCAATGCCGCTATCTTCTAAAGTTTCTCTAATTTTCTTAGCGACTTCTTCTAATTGGCTTTTGGTGTGCCTATCAGCCCTACTCAATACGATAAAAACCTGCTTGCCTTCTTCGTATAATTCTTGCAAATATTCTAAATCATCTTTGTGAATCTCCCCACTCTCGCAACTAATGAACCATAAAACGTGTTTGGCGTGTTGTAGGGATTCTTTAGAGGCTTGTTTGTCCCCACCCGTATAGCCTTGATTGCCGGGGTTATAGCCAGGCGTGTCTATGAAGCATAAAAATTCAAAAGGCACGCTAGGAGCGCTTAAAAGCATGAAAGGCATGATCTCTTTGAGATTAAAGCCAAGGGATTCTAAAAACTGATGGTCAAAAGCGAGATGGGGCAATTCCACCATGCCCCCATTTTGAGAAAACCCCATTAAAACTTCTTTTTTACCCTTTAGGCAATAAGTGGGGATAGCTGTGGTGGGATTCATGTCTTCAGGAAGTTTTAATTTCAAGCCCAACAAGTTGTTTAAAAAAGTGGATTTGCCCGCGCTAAACCCTCCCCCTACTGCGACCATGTTTTTTTGAAACAAACTAGGGTAGCTCGCTACCAATTGCAATTCTTTTTTAATTTCTTGGAGCGTTAGTAACGCTATTTCCTTTTCTTTGAGCGAATCCACGCCGCTAGCGAACTCTAAAAACTCGTTGTCTAAAATGCTCTGGTATTCTTCTAGCCCTTCATTTTCCATTTTAGCGTTTAAAATACGAGCGATTAGATCGTAGCGTTCTTTTAACCCCTCTGTATTGTGGTGGTTTTCAGCCCTGCTATTGTCATTAAAAATGCCCTTAAAAAAATTAACGCTCATTGAATCCCCTTTAAAGCTTGGATTTGAGCGTCTAATTGAGCGATGGATTGCTCTTTGTTTTGCGCTTGATGTTGCAAGTTTTGCATGTCTGTTTTAAGCTTTGAAAGCACCCCATTAGCAAAATCTTGTTTTCCTAGCTTATTTTCTAAATCAGTGCAGTATTCTTTCACATCGTTTTTAGACTCAGCTTCAAAATCCCTCACATGCTTTTCCACGCTTTGTATAAAAGCATCGGCTTCATCGCCTTTTAAAAAGCCCGTCTTTGCTCCTATCTCGCTAGGAAGAGTGTAATCAAACTCTTTAAATTCAATGCGATCCAAGACAGCATGCACACTTTTTTTGAAAGCCACCTCATCAATCAAATCATCATCACGGATTATTTGACGCAAGACAGGAAAGACTTTAGCGTAGAGTTCTTTTTTAAAAACGATTTTAAAAGATCCAACGCTGTCGTTCAAAGCTTTTTCGCAGATTTTATGCATCTCTATTAAATAATCCACCACCGCTCCGGCTTTAACCACTACTCTTGTGCGCATCACTTCATCATAGCCCGCATCATCATCAGCCCACCACAAAAAATTTCTTTTAAAGCTTCCAAAAAGACCGCCTTGCTTCACTCTTTCAATATAATGCTCTTCTTCCTCTTCTTCTCTAGCGAGCGCACTAGCCTTTTTGATAGCTTTCGTTAAGGTTTCATTCAAGCCATCTCTAGTGTTTTTGATGAAATGAAAAATAAATTCTTCATACGCTTCCCTAAAACCTATTTCAATGTTACCAGAGAGCTTTTCATAAACCTCTATTTGCTTTTTGATAGTGCTAATGTCAGCGTTTTTAACCCTCTTTTTTTCATCTTCTAGGTCTTGCAACAACTGTGCTATTAATGAATGGAGGTTGTTCGCTTGGCTTTGTGTATAATCTTGCAATTTTTGAGAAATGATTTTTTCTTTCTCTTTTGCGGCTTTTTCTAAACGCTCTTCAATCGCGCCCATATTGCTTAAAAACAATAAGCTTTCTTCAGACTTATCATCGCTACTAAAAGCGTCAGGGTAAAAATCTCTTAAATTCCGTAAGGCATTGTGATACTCTTCTGTTTTTTGGTTTCTTTCCCAAGAAGCTTGGTTTTCAAAATCTTTATACATGCTAAAGCAAACCCCTGAAGCCAGAATGACGCCATTTTTGATCGCTTTTTCAAAAATCTCTCGTTGGTTAGGGTAGTTTTCAATCAACTTTTCCATGATATTATTTAATTGAGATGAAAGGGCTTTTTGCGCGTTTTCTAAGGCTGTAGGGAGGTGTTGGCGAGATTTTTCCACCACACTCATAGAAAGAGCAGCACTGTCGGCTTGGCTTGCCACAAAATAAATTTCTTGAAGGCCTTCTTTGTTAGAAACCCTATCAAACAAACTCATATCGCTATCCGTTAAAAACTGATTAGAAGGGCTTACAATAAACACCACATCGCAATCTTTCAATAAGGCTTTGGTGCGCTCTTCTCTTGAGACAATCGGATCGTTCACTCCCGGGGTGTCAATCACTTCCAAATCTTTAAGGTTGGGGTTATTCAAAGAAATTCGCACCACTTTAGTGTAGGGCATGAACTTCCCGTTTGCGCCCACGAATTGGAGCAATTTTTGATTCAGCTCTTCTAAGCTATTGGCTTGAATGCGCGAATCTTTTGTTTCAGTGTTGGTTAGTCCGCTTTTTTTCATTTTTTCGCATTGATCGTGTGATGAAACGAGCTTTGTGTCCTTTTCTAACTCATTTTTAGCGATCCTTTCAGCCCTTTTCACTA contains:
- a CDS encoding NAD(P)H-dependent glycerol-3-phosphate dehydrogenase, which encodes MEIAVFGGGAWGRALAFAFGEKNEVKIISRRDLNEPLKKLNDALISKGSAPIEQVDLQRGLKAALYVIAISVQHLREWFQNASLPKNAKVLIASKGIEVLNRAFVSEIAKDFIDPNSLCFLAGPSFAAEIIQGLPCALVIHSNNQALALEFANKTPSFIRAYAQQDIIGGEIAGAYKNVIAIAGGVCDGLKLGNSAKASLLSRGLVEMQRFGAFFGGKTETFLGLSGAGDLFLTANSILSRNYRVGLGLAQNKPLEVVLEELGEVAEGVKTTNAIVEIARKYGIYTPIASELALLLKGKSVLESMNDLIRRA
- a CDS encoding dynamin family protein gives rise to the protein MSVNFFKGIFNDNSRAENHHNTEGLKERYDLIARILNAKMENEGLEEYQSILDNEFLEFASGVDSLKEKEIALLTLQEIKKELQLVASYPSLFQKNMVAVGGGFSAGKSTFLNNLLGLKLKLPEDMNPTTAIPTYCLKGKKEVLMGFSQNGGMVELPHLAFDHQFLESLGFNLKEIMPFMLLSAPSVPFEFLCFIDTPGYNPGNQGYTGGDKQASKESLQHAKHVLWFISCESGEIHKDDLEYLQELYEEGKQVFIVLSRADRHTKSQLEEVAKKIRETLEDSGIEFLGIGAYSATRYQEIKEFSEKSKVFNSLEKFLMKLNQRSEKQNEILSVLYDVCLAYEKAIEQDANQFKRYQKALHSVRLDLLQKGFDDFSDKIFRRIENLEKEFSEQEESKRESLAQLNEVIDLFKESIDKVFDRVSAFTFEKYKEENDDEEGGEVY
- a CDS encoding dynamin-like GTPase family protein, whose translation is MNVQEIIKKSALIEKTLKEQGLQEKARPFISENAVIKTEELEKTLKELQDTNRDLKVGIIGRVKAGKSSLLNALIFEGVEVLPKAATPMTASLTILKYAQNLSAEVEFYSPKDIAELENEHERYVREFNRIVDEEVKKQKEKQSLANRAKEGFKEGLNKFGKMLGKNKSGGEAPKENILSDEEIVKRAERIAKNELEKDTKLVSSHDQCEKMKKSGLTNTETKDSRIQANSLEELNQKLLQFVGANGKFMPYTKVVRISLNNPNLKDLEVIDTPGVNDPIVSREERTKALLKDCDVVFIVSPSNQFLTDSDMSLFDRVSNKEGLQEIYFVASQADSAALSMSVVEKSRQHLPTALENAQKALSSQLNNIMEKLIENYPNQREIFEKAIKNGVILASGVCFSMYKDFENQASWERNQKTEEYHNALRNLRDFYPDAFSSDDKSEESLLFLSNMGAIEERLEKAAKEKEKIISQKLQDYTQSQANNLHSLIAQLLQDLEDEKKRVKNADISTIKKQIEVYEKLSGNIEIGFREAYEEFIFHFIKNTRDGLNETLTKAIKKASALAREEEEEEHYIERVKQGGLFGSFKRNFLWWADDDAGYDEVMRTRVVVKAGAVVDYLIEMHKICEKALNDSVGSFKIVFKKELYAKVFPVLRQIIRDDDLIDEVAFKKSVHAVLDRIEFKEFDYTLPSEIGAKTGFLKGDEADAFIQSVEKHVRDFEAESKNDVKEYCTDLENKLGKQDFANGVLSKLKTDMQNLQHQAQNKEQSIAQLDAQIQALKGIQ